A single region of the Drosophila takahashii strain IR98-3 E-12201 chromosome 2R, DtakHiC1v2, whole genome shotgun sequence genome encodes:
- the LOC108061562 gene encoding probable multidrug resistance-associated protein lethal(2)03659 isoform X2 — MSRPPDKPTIVEPKYITRTDNKLFENASPLNIKSVDDYQCNDEVKSVKHNIDENLIDKTKDIAQFYNIPVTTSKGVTHSKDLQNMEEDEYLNELKPQNVTDVKKSCEFKNKLMKELHSTRDEKPTLCFKEKFAYINSAYSNTFAEQTNQRTLAETQLVNNIQPEPNGNNISYEDNLVNANQLKQSQQLTKDLKEDINTTEPRNPYQSDSDQETDSPKAEDLPENPRERSNFVSSSCFWFTIPIFMKGSKKTLDSKDLYRPLEEQKSDTLGSKLCAAWDQELKNDKENPNLIGALLRVFGWQLGFPGLVVCLVELGLRTFQPIFLVKLIEYFSRGSIANEMSYFYAFALILNSALSLVIMAPADFFINHVCFKARVAMSSMIYRKALRLSQSALGDTTSGHVVNLLCNDIPHLDNHVYTGHYLWVGPIQVLLITYLMYQKIGIAAVFGMIFMLILIPLQMYLGTITSMLHLKAAGRTDNRIHLVNEIISGIRVLKMNAWEQPFEKMVAKARQKEMNSIRHEQYISGFRFACRIIVSRVAIFLSLVGYVILGQFLTPEVAFLITAYYNVLIAAMSIYFPVAVIQTAQILASLKRVKKFLQSEEVKNNPKETVDEENPITNVQPNPAISITRLKAKWDPKSPEYTLCGVNLQIQPGSIVAIMGPTGSGKSSLIQAILGELKAECGKIKVNGSVSYASQEPWLFSGTVRQNILFGQPMDHQRYAEVVRNCALERDFELLPLKDKTVVGERGSSLSGGQRARVSLARAVYRKASIYLLGDPLSAVDTNVASHLFEQCVCGYLGGSTVILVTHQQQVLQLVDQIVILERGQLSAVGTYQSLLKTGFDFGTILGKAEKENEDLEDKRSRLDSCSTTLKEINRNSDKSVKSIDDSCPEKINKEHQNSGHIGLEVYKKYFQAGGGLSAFFVMITCSILTQVLVSWGDYFLSYWVNKKSKATVENKIGNQKDIGSEQMDIYIFTMTIMFSVLMTSTSSILIFNMAKKASIRLHNTIFIAITRASMNFFRMNEHGRILNRFSKDMSQVDESVPDLMVDVLQTSLWLAGIIIVIAIVNPVLLVPTLILGIIFYQLRNFYLKTSMDLKRIEAISRSPVYSHLAASLTGLPTIRAFGAHRFLEEQFDNFQDLHSSARYMSISTSKAFGYWMECLCVTYIAIVTLSFFVFPPENGAQVGLAITQAMGLMGLVQWGVRQSAELENTMTAVERVVEYESIEPEGALEAPADRKPPKSWPERGEIVFDKLSLRYTPDPKTENVLKSLSFVIRPREKVGIVGRTGAGKSSLINALFRLSYSDGSVLIDSRDTSEMGLHDLRSQISIIPQEPVLFSGTMRYNLDPFDEHSDEKLWSCLEEVNLKDLVADLPSGLQSKINEGGTNFSVGQRQLVCLARAILRDNRILVMDEATANVDPQTDGLIQNTIRRKFRECTVLTIAHRLHTIMDSDKVMVMDAGRVVEFGTPHELLTVADSKVFHDMVKQTGQATYESLLKIAQQAFENTQNPSPSPRDSAISLSM, encoded by the exons ATGTCGCGACCACCAGACAAACCAACTATTGTTGAACCGAAATATATTACGAGGACAGATAATAAACTATTTGAAAACGCGTCCCCTTTAAATATTAAGAGTGTAGACGATTATCAGTGCAACGATGAAGTTAAATCAGTCAAACATAACATAGATGAAAATCTAATAGATAAAACCAAAGACATAGcccaattttataatattccggTTACAACATCCAAAGGTGTCACACACTCAAAAGATCTACAAAACATGGAAGAagatgaatatttaaatgaacttAAGCCCCAAAATGTAACCGATGTCAAAAAGAGTTGTGAGTTTAAAAACAAGCTTATGAAAGAATTACATTCAACACGTGATGAGAAACCAACGCTCtgctttaaagaaaaatttgcATACATAAATTCAGCATATTCAAATACGTTTGCAGAGCAAACGAATCAGAGAACATTAGCAGAAACACAGCTGGTTAATAATATACAACCAGAGCCAAACGGGAATAATATTTCCTATGAAGATAACCTAGTAAACGCAAACCAGCTTAAACAATCCCAACAACTTACCAAAGACTTGAAAGAAGACATAAACACAACGGAGCCCAGAAACCCCTATCAAAGCGATTCCGACC AAGAAACGGACTCGCCGAAGGCTGAAGATCTGCCTGAAAATCCTCGAGAGCGATCCAATTTTGTTTCCTCGTCATGCTTTTG GTTCACCATTCCCATCTTTATGAAAGGATCGAAGAAAACACTAGATTCAAAGGACCTTTACAGGCCTTTGGAGGAGCAGAAATCAG ATACTCTTGGCAGTAAATTGTGTGCCGCTTGGGACCAAGAACTAAAGAATGATAAGGAAAACCCGAACCTGATAGGAGCTCTTCTGCGTGTTTTTGGTTGGCAGCTCGGTTTCCCTGGCCTGGTAGTTTGCCTGGTAGAGCTGGGACTAAGAACTTTTCAGCCAATTTTCTTGGTTAAGCTTATAGAGTACTTCTCACGCGGCTCTATAGCTAACGAAATGAGCTATTTTTATGCGTTCGCATTGATCCTAAATAGTGCTCTTAGCTTGGTGATCATGGCTCCTGCCGACTTCTTCATCAATCATGTGT GCTTTAAGGCTCGAGTGGCCATGAGCAGCATGATCTACCGGAAGGCCCTACGTTTGAGCCAAAGTGCACTGGGCGACACGACGTCCGGCCATGTGGTTAATCTACTTTGCAACGACATTCCTCACTTGGACAATCATGTCTACACCGGCCACTATCTGTGGGTGGGTCCCATTCAAGTGCTGCTAATCACTTACCTGATGTACCAGAAG ATTGGAATCGCTGCAGTGTTCGGAATGATCTTTATGCTGATCCTCATACCCCTGCAGATGTATCTGGGTACAATAACCTCTATGCTGCATCTAAAAGCTGCCGGACGAACGGACAACCGGATTCATTTGGTGAATGAAATCATCTCCGGCATCCGGGTGCTCAAGATGAACGCCTGGGAACAGCCCTTCGAAAAGATGGTGGCCAAGGCGCGTCAGAAGGAGATGAACTCCATTCGCCATGAACAGTACATAAGTGGCTTTCGCTTTGCCTGCCGAATCATCGTCTCACGGGTGGCCATCTTCCTCAGTTTGGTGGGTTACGTGATCTTGGGACAGTTTCTCACGCCCGAAGTGGCCTTTCTGATTACCGCCTACTACAACGTACTGATAGCCGCCATGTCCATATATTTTCCTGTTGCTGTCATCCAGACGGCTCAAATCTTGGCTTCACTTAAGCGTGTTAAGAAGTTCTTGCAATCCGAGGAGGTGAAAAACAATCCAAAAGAGACAGTAGATGAGGAAAATCCCATTACCAACGTTCAACCAAACCCTGCGATCTCCATTACCAGACTCAAGGCCAAATGGGATCCCAAATCTCCTGAATACACACTTTGTGGGGTAAATCTGCAAATTCAACCTGGGAGCATTGTGGCCATAATGGGACCCACTGGATCGGGCAAATCCAGTCTTATCCAAGCCATTCTCGGCGAACTTAAGGCAGAGTGTGGTAAGATAAAGGTGAATGGCTCAGTGTCTTATGCCTCCCAGGAGCCCTGGCTTTTCTCCGGCACCGTTCGCCAGAACATTCTATTTGGCCAGCCCATGGATCACCAGCGGTACGCAGAGGTGGTGAGGAACTGTGCCCTGGAGCGGGACTTCGAGCTGCTTCCGCTCAAGGATAAGACGGTAGTTGGGGAACGCGGCTCTTCGTTGTCGGGTGGCCAGAGGGCCAGGGTCAGTTTGGCGAGGGCTGTGTACCGGAAGGCCTCCATCTATCTACTGGGTGATCCACTGAGCGCGGTGGACACCAATGTGGCCAGTCATCTCTTCgagcagtgtgtgtgtggctatCTAGGGGGAAGCACCGTCATTCTGGTTACCCATCAGCAGCAGGTCTTGCAGCTGGTCGATCAGATTGTGATCTTGGAGAGGGGACAACTCAGTGCTGTGGGCACCTACCAGTCGCTTCTTAAAACGGGCTTCGACTTTGGCACCATTCTTGGCAAAGCAGAGAAGGAAAATGAGGATCTGGAGGATAAACGATCACGCTTGGATAGCTGTAGCACAAccctaaaagaaataaataggaACAGCGACAAgtctgtaaaatccattgatGATTCTTGCCCGGAGAAGATCAATAAGGAGCACCAGAATTCAGGTCACATCGGTCTGGAAGTATACAAGAAGTACTTCCAAGCAGGCGGTGGACTTTCCGCTTTCTTCGTCATGATCACTTGCTCCATCCTGACACAAGTCTTGGTTTCATGGGGCGACTACTTCCTAAGTTACTG GGTCAACAAGAAGAGCAAGGCTACTGTCGAAAACAAAATAGGTAACCAGAAGGATATTGGGTCTGAACAAATGGATATCTATATTTTCACGATGACCATAATGTTTTCCGTTTTAATGACTTCGACGTCttcgattttgatatttaatatGGCCAAGAAGGCGTCTATTCGATTGCACAACACCATATTCATTGCGATCACCCGAGCCTCTATGAATTTTTTCAGAATGAACGAACATGGAAGGATTCTGAATCGGTTTTCAAAGGATATGAGCCAAGTGGACGAATCAGTGCCTGACTTGATGGTCGATGTGCTACAGACATCCCTTTGGCTGGCTGGAATTATAATCGTTATAGCCATCGTCAATCCCGTGTTGTTGGTTCCAACTTTAATATTGGGGATCATTTTCTATCAGCTGCGCAATTTCTATCTGAAAACTTCGATGGATTTAAAGCGCATTGAAGCTATAA GTCGGTCCCCAGTTTATTCGCATTTGGCTGCCTCGCTGACCGGTTTGCCCACCATCCGCGCCTTCGGAGCGCATCGTTTCCTGGAGGAGCAGTTCGACAACTTCCAAGATCTGCATAGTTCTGCACGATATATGTCGATTAGTACCTCGAAGGCCTTTGGTTATTGGATGGAATGCTTATGTGTGACCTACATTGCGATCGTAACACTCAGCTTCTTTGTCTTCCCTCCAGAAAACGGAGCTCAAGTGGGTTTGGCCATAACACAG gCCATGGGACTGATGGGTCTGGTGCAATGGGGAGTGCGTCAATCCGCCGAGCTGGAAAACACAATGACAGCGGTGGAACGAGTGGTGGAGTATGAGAGCATTGAGCCAGAAGGAGCTTTAGAAGCCCCGGCTGATAGGAAGCCACCCAAATCCTGGCCAGAGCGAGGGGAAATAGTGTTCGATAAGCTGAGTCTACGCTACACGCCAGATCCAAAGACGGAGAATGTGCTCAAGTCACTGAGTTTCGTCATCAGACCCAGGGAAAAAGTGGGCATCGTGGGACGCACTGGAGCGGGCAAATCCTCGCTGATCAACGCCCTCTTCCGACTGTCCTACAGCGATGGATCCGTGCTCATAGACTCGAGGGACACAAGTGAGATGGGTCTGCACGACCTGCGCAGCCAGATCTCCATTATTCCCCAGGAACCCGTTCTCTTCTCCGGCACAATGCGGTACAACTTGGATCCCTTCGACGAGCACAGCGATGAGAAGCTGTGGAGCTGCCTGGAGGAGGTGAACCTCAAGGATCTGGTGGCAGATCTCCCCAGTGGCCTGCAGAGCAAAATCAACGAGGGCGGAACCAACTTCAGTGTGGGGCAGCGCCAGCTGGTCTGCTTGGCACGGGCCATTCTGCGGGACAACCGAATCCTCGTCATGGACGAGGCCACGGCCAACGTGGATCCCCAGACGGATGGCCTCATCCAGAACACCATTCGGAGGAAGTTCAGGGAGTGCACGGTGCTGACGATAGCCCATCGCTTGCACACCATCATGGACTCCGACAAAGTGATGGTCATGGATGCCGGCAGAGTGGTGGAGTTCGGGACGCCCCATGAGCTGCTGACAGTGGCGGACTCTAAGGTGTTCCATGACATGGTCAAGCAGACGGGTCAGGCCACCTATGAAAGTCTGCTGAAAATCGCACAACAG gcATTTGAGAACACCCAGAATCCAAGCCCTTCCCCACGAGACTCGGCTATTAGTCTaagcatgtaa
- the LOC108061562 gene encoding probable multidrug resistance-associated protein lethal(2)03659 isoform X1, producing the protein MSRPPDKPTIVEPKYITRTDNKLFENASPLNIKSVDDYQCNDEVKSVKHNIDENLIDKTKDIAQFYNIPVTTSKGVTHSKDLQNMEEDEYLNELKPQNVTDVKKSCEFKNKLMKELHSTRDEKPTLCFKEKFAYINSAYSNTFAEQTNQRTLAETQLVNNIQPEPNGNNISYEDNLVNANQLKQSQQLTKDLKEDINTTEPRNPYQSDSDLFVEETDSPKAEDLPENPRERSNFVSSSCFWFTIPIFMKGSKKTLDSKDLYRPLEEQKSDTLGSKLCAAWDQELKNDKENPNLIGALLRVFGWQLGFPGLVVCLVELGLRTFQPIFLVKLIEYFSRGSIANEMSYFYAFALILNSALSLVIMAPADFFINHVCFKARVAMSSMIYRKALRLSQSALGDTTSGHVVNLLCNDIPHLDNHVYTGHYLWVGPIQVLLITYLMYQKIGIAAVFGMIFMLILIPLQMYLGTITSMLHLKAAGRTDNRIHLVNEIISGIRVLKMNAWEQPFEKMVAKARQKEMNSIRHEQYISGFRFACRIIVSRVAIFLSLVGYVILGQFLTPEVAFLITAYYNVLIAAMSIYFPVAVIQTAQILASLKRVKKFLQSEEVKNNPKETVDEENPITNVQPNPAISITRLKAKWDPKSPEYTLCGVNLQIQPGSIVAIMGPTGSGKSSLIQAILGELKAECGKIKVNGSVSYASQEPWLFSGTVRQNILFGQPMDHQRYAEVVRNCALERDFELLPLKDKTVVGERGSSLSGGQRARVSLARAVYRKASIYLLGDPLSAVDTNVASHLFEQCVCGYLGGSTVILVTHQQQVLQLVDQIVILERGQLSAVGTYQSLLKTGFDFGTILGKAEKENEDLEDKRSRLDSCSTTLKEINRNSDKSVKSIDDSCPEKINKEHQNSGHIGLEVYKKYFQAGGGLSAFFVMITCSILTQVLVSWGDYFLSYWVNKKSKATVENKIGNQKDIGSEQMDIYIFTMTIMFSVLMTSTSSILIFNMAKKASIRLHNTIFIAITRASMNFFRMNEHGRILNRFSKDMSQVDESVPDLMVDVLQTSLWLAGIIIVIAIVNPVLLVPTLILGIIFYQLRNFYLKTSMDLKRIEAISRSPVYSHLAASLTGLPTIRAFGAHRFLEEQFDNFQDLHSSARYMSISTSKAFGYWMECLCVTYIAIVTLSFFVFPPENGAQVGLAITQAMGLMGLVQWGVRQSAELENTMTAVERVVEYESIEPEGALEAPADRKPPKSWPERGEIVFDKLSLRYTPDPKTENVLKSLSFVIRPREKVGIVGRTGAGKSSLINALFRLSYSDGSVLIDSRDTSEMGLHDLRSQISIIPQEPVLFSGTMRYNLDPFDEHSDEKLWSCLEEVNLKDLVADLPSGLQSKINEGGTNFSVGQRQLVCLARAILRDNRILVMDEATANVDPQTDGLIQNTIRRKFRECTVLTIAHRLHTIMDSDKVMVMDAGRVVEFGTPHELLTVADSKVFHDMVKQTGQATYESLLKIAQQAFENTQNPSPSPRDSAISLSM; encoded by the exons ATGTCGCGACCACCAGACAAACCAACTATTGTTGAACCGAAATATATTACGAGGACAGATAATAAACTATTTGAAAACGCGTCCCCTTTAAATATTAAGAGTGTAGACGATTATCAGTGCAACGATGAAGTTAAATCAGTCAAACATAACATAGATGAAAATCTAATAGATAAAACCAAAGACATAGcccaattttataatattccggTTACAACATCCAAAGGTGTCACACACTCAAAAGATCTACAAAACATGGAAGAagatgaatatttaaatgaacttAAGCCCCAAAATGTAACCGATGTCAAAAAGAGTTGTGAGTTTAAAAACAAGCTTATGAAAGAATTACATTCAACACGTGATGAGAAACCAACGCTCtgctttaaagaaaaatttgcATACATAAATTCAGCATATTCAAATACGTTTGCAGAGCAAACGAATCAGAGAACATTAGCAGAAACACAGCTGGTTAATAATATACAACCAGAGCCAAACGGGAATAATATTTCCTATGAAGATAACCTAGTAAACGCAAACCAGCTTAAACAATCCCAACAACTTACCAAAGACTTGAAAGAAGACATAAACACAACGGAGCCCAGAAACCCCTATCAAAGCGATTCCGACC TATTTGTAGAAGAAACGGACTCGCCGAAGGCTGAAGATCTGCCTGAAAATCCTCGAGAGCGATCCAATTTTGTTTCCTCGTCATGCTTTTG GTTCACCATTCCCATCTTTATGAAAGGATCGAAGAAAACACTAGATTCAAAGGACCTTTACAGGCCTTTGGAGGAGCAGAAATCAG ATACTCTTGGCAGTAAATTGTGTGCCGCTTGGGACCAAGAACTAAAGAATGATAAGGAAAACCCGAACCTGATAGGAGCTCTTCTGCGTGTTTTTGGTTGGCAGCTCGGTTTCCCTGGCCTGGTAGTTTGCCTGGTAGAGCTGGGACTAAGAACTTTTCAGCCAATTTTCTTGGTTAAGCTTATAGAGTACTTCTCACGCGGCTCTATAGCTAACGAAATGAGCTATTTTTATGCGTTCGCATTGATCCTAAATAGTGCTCTTAGCTTGGTGATCATGGCTCCTGCCGACTTCTTCATCAATCATGTGT GCTTTAAGGCTCGAGTGGCCATGAGCAGCATGATCTACCGGAAGGCCCTACGTTTGAGCCAAAGTGCACTGGGCGACACGACGTCCGGCCATGTGGTTAATCTACTTTGCAACGACATTCCTCACTTGGACAATCATGTCTACACCGGCCACTATCTGTGGGTGGGTCCCATTCAAGTGCTGCTAATCACTTACCTGATGTACCAGAAG ATTGGAATCGCTGCAGTGTTCGGAATGATCTTTATGCTGATCCTCATACCCCTGCAGATGTATCTGGGTACAATAACCTCTATGCTGCATCTAAAAGCTGCCGGACGAACGGACAACCGGATTCATTTGGTGAATGAAATCATCTCCGGCATCCGGGTGCTCAAGATGAACGCCTGGGAACAGCCCTTCGAAAAGATGGTGGCCAAGGCGCGTCAGAAGGAGATGAACTCCATTCGCCATGAACAGTACATAAGTGGCTTTCGCTTTGCCTGCCGAATCATCGTCTCACGGGTGGCCATCTTCCTCAGTTTGGTGGGTTACGTGATCTTGGGACAGTTTCTCACGCCCGAAGTGGCCTTTCTGATTACCGCCTACTACAACGTACTGATAGCCGCCATGTCCATATATTTTCCTGTTGCTGTCATCCAGACGGCTCAAATCTTGGCTTCACTTAAGCGTGTTAAGAAGTTCTTGCAATCCGAGGAGGTGAAAAACAATCCAAAAGAGACAGTAGATGAGGAAAATCCCATTACCAACGTTCAACCAAACCCTGCGATCTCCATTACCAGACTCAAGGCCAAATGGGATCCCAAATCTCCTGAATACACACTTTGTGGGGTAAATCTGCAAATTCAACCTGGGAGCATTGTGGCCATAATGGGACCCACTGGATCGGGCAAATCCAGTCTTATCCAAGCCATTCTCGGCGAACTTAAGGCAGAGTGTGGTAAGATAAAGGTGAATGGCTCAGTGTCTTATGCCTCCCAGGAGCCCTGGCTTTTCTCCGGCACCGTTCGCCAGAACATTCTATTTGGCCAGCCCATGGATCACCAGCGGTACGCAGAGGTGGTGAGGAACTGTGCCCTGGAGCGGGACTTCGAGCTGCTTCCGCTCAAGGATAAGACGGTAGTTGGGGAACGCGGCTCTTCGTTGTCGGGTGGCCAGAGGGCCAGGGTCAGTTTGGCGAGGGCTGTGTACCGGAAGGCCTCCATCTATCTACTGGGTGATCCACTGAGCGCGGTGGACACCAATGTGGCCAGTCATCTCTTCgagcagtgtgtgtgtggctatCTAGGGGGAAGCACCGTCATTCTGGTTACCCATCAGCAGCAGGTCTTGCAGCTGGTCGATCAGATTGTGATCTTGGAGAGGGGACAACTCAGTGCTGTGGGCACCTACCAGTCGCTTCTTAAAACGGGCTTCGACTTTGGCACCATTCTTGGCAAAGCAGAGAAGGAAAATGAGGATCTGGAGGATAAACGATCACGCTTGGATAGCTGTAGCACAAccctaaaagaaataaataggaACAGCGACAAgtctgtaaaatccattgatGATTCTTGCCCGGAGAAGATCAATAAGGAGCACCAGAATTCAGGTCACATCGGTCTGGAAGTATACAAGAAGTACTTCCAAGCAGGCGGTGGACTTTCCGCTTTCTTCGTCATGATCACTTGCTCCATCCTGACACAAGTCTTGGTTTCATGGGGCGACTACTTCCTAAGTTACTG GGTCAACAAGAAGAGCAAGGCTACTGTCGAAAACAAAATAGGTAACCAGAAGGATATTGGGTCTGAACAAATGGATATCTATATTTTCACGATGACCATAATGTTTTCCGTTTTAATGACTTCGACGTCttcgattttgatatttaatatGGCCAAGAAGGCGTCTATTCGATTGCACAACACCATATTCATTGCGATCACCCGAGCCTCTATGAATTTTTTCAGAATGAACGAACATGGAAGGATTCTGAATCGGTTTTCAAAGGATATGAGCCAAGTGGACGAATCAGTGCCTGACTTGATGGTCGATGTGCTACAGACATCCCTTTGGCTGGCTGGAATTATAATCGTTATAGCCATCGTCAATCCCGTGTTGTTGGTTCCAACTTTAATATTGGGGATCATTTTCTATCAGCTGCGCAATTTCTATCTGAAAACTTCGATGGATTTAAAGCGCATTGAAGCTATAA GTCGGTCCCCAGTTTATTCGCATTTGGCTGCCTCGCTGACCGGTTTGCCCACCATCCGCGCCTTCGGAGCGCATCGTTTCCTGGAGGAGCAGTTCGACAACTTCCAAGATCTGCATAGTTCTGCACGATATATGTCGATTAGTACCTCGAAGGCCTTTGGTTATTGGATGGAATGCTTATGTGTGACCTACATTGCGATCGTAACACTCAGCTTCTTTGTCTTCCCTCCAGAAAACGGAGCTCAAGTGGGTTTGGCCATAACACAG gCCATGGGACTGATGGGTCTGGTGCAATGGGGAGTGCGTCAATCCGCCGAGCTGGAAAACACAATGACAGCGGTGGAACGAGTGGTGGAGTATGAGAGCATTGAGCCAGAAGGAGCTTTAGAAGCCCCGGCTGATAGGAAGCCACCCAAATCCTGGCCAGAGCGAGGGGAAATAGTGTTCGATAAGCTGAGTCTACGCTACACGCCAGATCCAAAGACGGAGAATGTGCTCAAGTCACTGAGTTTCGTCATCAGACCCAGGGAAAAAGTGGGCATCGTGGGACGCACTGGAGCGGGCAAATCCTCGCTGATCAACGCCCTCTTCCGACTGTCCTACAGCGATGGATCCGTGCTCATAGACTCGAGGGACACAAGTGAGATGGGTCTGCACGACCTGCGCAGCCAGATCTCCATTATTCCCCAGGAACCCGTTCTCTTCTCCGGCACAATGCGGTACAACTTGGATCCCTTCGACGAGCACAGCGATGAGAAGCTGTGGAGCTGCCTGGAGGAGGTGAACCTCAAGGATCTGGTGGCAGATCTCCCCAGTGGCCTGCAGAGCAAAATCAACGAGGGCGGAACCAACTTCAGTGTGGGGCAGCGCCAGCTGGTCTGCTTGGCACGGGCCATTCTGCGGGACAACCGAATCCTCGTCATGGACGAGGCCACGGCCAACGTGGATCCCCAGACGGATGGCCTCATCCAGAACACCATTCGGAGGAAGTTCAGGGAGTGCACGGTGCTGACGATAGCCCATCGCTTGCACACCATCATGGACTCCGACAAAGTGATGGTCATGGATGCCGGCAGAGTGGTGGAGTTCGGGACGCCCCATGAGCTGCTGACAGTGGCGGACTCTAAGGTGTTCCATGACATGGTCAAGCAGACGGGTCAGGCCACCTATGAAAGTCTGCTGAAAATCGCACAACAG gcATTTGAGAACACCCAGAATCCAAGCCCTTCCCCACGAGACTCGGCTATTAGTCTaagcatgtaa